A genomic region of Ignavibacteria bacterium contains the following coding sequences:
- the ftcD gene encoding glutamate formimidoyltransferase, producing MRKIVECVPNISEGRDESIINACAEAVKKVPGVTLLDVDPGKSTNRTVFTFVGDPDAVVEGAFQFAKTAYELIDMSKHSGEHPRMGAVDVVPFVPVANVTMEDCVECAKKFAKRAGEELGVPIYLYEEASNNPDRKSLRQIRAGEYEGIKDKIGKKEWKPDFGPQKFVPQSGATAAGARFFLIAYNVNILGTKEQAHKIALNIREQGRGEKEPGRLKAVKGIGWYVEEYGMAQVSINLDNYKITPPHIAYEECAADAKKMNLAVCGSELVGLIPLEAMLMAADYYIQKENLFILDEKQKIRLVIERLGLSSISQFIPEKRIIEYMIQEEGTEPLASMSVRDFVELVGARTSAPGGGSVSALIASLGAGLGAMVGWMSYGNKKFEHLDATMRKLIPPLHQKMKELISMIDADTNAFNDYMLAMKMPKTNDAEIKLRDEKMQAGLKKAVDVPLSVMKIADSCWDSMIEMAAHGNIASKSDLEVGAKSLETGIWGAFKNVQINLPQIKDEKYKKEILSQGEAILKNAEQSLKKVCEVLDKR from the coding sequence ATGAGAAAAATTGTCGAGTGCGTTCCTAACATTTCAGAAGGTCGCGACGAATCTATCATAAACGCTTGCGCAGAAGCGGTCAAAAAAGTCCCCGGAGTTACATTGCTTGATGTTGACCCGGGCAAATCAACTAACAGAACTGTATTTACATTCGTCGGAGACCCCGATGCAGTTGTCGAAGGCGCCTTCCAGTTTGCTAAGACTGCTTATGAGTTAATCGACATGTCAAAGCATAGCGGTGAGCATCCACGCATGGGTGCAGTCGATGTTGTGCCGTTTGTTCCCGTTGCAAATGTAACGATGGAAGACTGTGTTGAGTGCGCAAAGAAATTTGCAAAACGTGCAGGCGAAGAGCTTGGCGTTCCGATTTATTTATATGAAGAAGCATCAAACAATCCCGATAGAAAATCACTTCGTCAAATCAGAGCAGGCGAGTATGAAGGCATAAAAGATAAAATCGGTAAAAAAGAATGGAAGCCGGATTTTGGTCCGCAAAAATTTGTCCCGCAGTCAGGAGCAACCGCCGCAGGCGCAAGATTCTTCCTCATTGCATACAACGTTAACATCCTCGGCACAAAAGAACAGGCGCATAAAATTGCGCTCAACATCCGTGAGCAGGGAAGAGGTGAAAAAGAACCGGGAAGACTCAAAGCAGTTAAAGGAATCGGCTGGTATGTCGAAGAATACGGCATGGCACAGGTCTCGATTAATCTCGATAACTACAAAATTACACCGCCGCATATTGCTTATGAAGAATGCGCAGCTGATGCAAAGAAAATGAATCTTGCTGTTTGTGGTAGCGAGCTTGTCGGGCTTATCCCGCTCGAAGCAATGCTCATGGCAGCGGATTATTATATTCAAAAAGAAAATTTATTCATACTCGATGAGAAGCAAAAAATCCGTCTTGTCATCGAGCGTCTCGGTTTATCTTCCATTTCACAGTTCATCCCTGAGAAGCGTATCATCGAATACATGATTCAGGAAGAAGGAACCGAACCTCTTGCATCTATGAGCGTTCGTGATTTCGTTGAGCTTGTCGGCGCAAGAACTTCCGCTCCCGGCGGGGGAAGCGTGTCCGCGCTCATTGCCTCGCTCGGCGCAGGACTCGGCGCAATGGTCGGTTGGATGAGCTATGGAAACAAAAAATTCGAGCATCTCGATGCAACAATGCGAAAGTTAATTCCGCCGCTTCATCAAAAAATGAAGGAGCTTATTTCGATGATTGATGCTGATACAAATGCATTCAATGATTACATGCTCGCAATGAAAATGCCTAAGACAAACGATGCCGAAATAAAACTCCGAGATGAAAAAATGCAGGCAGGTCTGAAAAAAGCTGTTGATGTTCCGCTTAGTGTTATGAAAATTGCAGACTCCTGCTGGGACTCGATGATTGAAATGGCAGCGCACGGAAACATTGCCTCGAAAAGCGACCTCGAAGTCGGCGCTAAATCTCTCGAGACAGGCATCTGGGGAGCGTTTAAAAACGTTCAGATAAATCTCCCGCAAATCAAAGACGAAAAATACAAAAAAGAAATTTTATCACAAGGCGAAGCCATTCTCAAAAACGCAGAACAATCTCTGAAAAAAGTCTGCGAAGTTTTGGATAAGAGGTAA
- a CDS encoding YggS family pyridoxal phosphate-dependent enzyme, translating to MDLSFIAENYRSLKKNVSDLCLKAGRNPDEITIVAVTKTFPAEYVSEIYKCGLKDIGENKVQELVKKKEELSGLDVNWHLIGHLQTNKVKYIIDFVYLIHSVDSVKLASEIQKHAEKINRVIDILVQVNISEEATKSGVDADETKKLVEEINQLANIRIKGLMTIGTLTEDKEIIRQNFRDMMILFDDLKQSNPEFEYLSMGMTSDYDIAIEEGSNMIRVGSYLFGNRNYNN from the coding sequence ATGGATTTATCTTTTATTGCCGAAAATTATCGTTCTTTGAAAAAAAATGTTTCCGATTTATGCTTGAAAGCAGGCAGAAATCCTGATGAAATTACAATCGTAGCAGTTACCAAAACGTTTCCTGCGGAATATGTTTCGGAGATTTATAAATGCGGCTTGAAAGACATTGGCGAAAATAAAGTTCAGGAGCTGGTTAAGAAGAAAGAGGAACTTTCAGGTCTTGATGTCAATTGGCATTTAATCGGGCATCTGCAGACGAACAAGGTAAAGTATATAATTGATTTTGTTTATCTGATTCATTCTGTTGACAGCGTTAAACTTGCAAGTGAAATTCAGAAACATGCCGAAAAAATTAACCGAGTGATTGATATTCTTGTTCAGGTTAATATCAGCGAAGAGGCAACAAAATCGGGTGTCGATGCAGATGAAACAAAAAAGCTGGTTGAAGAAATTAATCAGCTTGCAAATATACGAATAAAGGGTTTGATGACAATCGGAACACTAACCGAAGACAAAGAAATTATCAGACAAAATTTCCGCGACATGATGATTTTGTTCGATGATTTGAAACAGTCAAACCCTGAGTTTGAATATTTATCAATGGGAATGACGTCGGATTATGACATAGCAATAGAAGAAGGATCGAACATGATAAGAGTCGGAAGCTATCTTTTCGGAAATAGAAATTATAATAATTAA
- a CDS encoding DivIVA domain-containing protein — protein sequence MNLTSRDIKKNDFRKSLRGFDVNEVEAFLETVSNHYEKLLVENKNLMEKVKSLTNDINIYKENELTLQKAIVKSQDLAEEIVNNAKRKADLIVREAELNSKKIGQDVNEDIINKRHELEEIKNKNERLLEETKSFLTDKLNEFEDFMKNKKIFKMELAKMKSSQEHDEHNEHLDSLSILPEEPVRKASNDNENINDITFPSTSFDENFETR from the coding sequence ATGAACTTAACATCACGGGACATTAAGAAAAACGATTTCAGAAAATCTTTAAGGGGATTTGACGTTAATGAAGTCGAGGCGTTTCTTGAAACCGTAAGCAATCATTACGAAAAGCTTCTTGTCGAGAATAAGAACCTGATGGAAAAAGTGAAAAGCTTAACGAATGACATAAACATCTATAAAGAGAATGAGCTTACACTTCAGAAAGCAATTGTTAAGTCACAGGATTTAGCAGAAGAAATTGTTAACAACGCAAAACGCAAAGCAGATTTGATTGTCCGTGAAGCTGAATTGAACAGCAAAAAAATCGGACAGGATGTTAACGAGGACATAATTAACAAAAGACATGAGCTTGAAGAGATTAAGAATAAAAATGAAAGACTGCTTGAAGAAACGAAGAGTTTTCTTACCGACAAGCTGAACGAGTTTGAAGATTTTATGAAGAATAAGAAAATATTCAAAATGGAGCTTGCGAAAATGAAATCTTCGCAAGAACATGATGAGCATAATGAACATTTAGATTCGCTCTCGATTCTTCCTGAAGAGCCTGTCCGAAAAGCTTCCAATGATAACGAAAATATCAACGACATAACTTTTCCATCAACTTCCTTTGATGAAAATTTTGAAACGAGGTAA
- a CDS encoding L,D-transpeptidase: protein MKNFITLLVFVFIICSKLSAQEANSIKEASQESPRNDSERFYVETSSQEQADLSMREHITEFFPIIPESAIEEILSTRQSKPVVKIDEVKGDTSLTFEWSYYVKPNFNADTTKIFWQLNIPQFQSNIYQLYQNDTIYLDTWNHVVGAPSTKTLTGNFTAFRIRNWPTWKDPDPKLAHLEATPPGPKNPLGLFTVWYDENSLRYFHGTNKPYLLDDEIRSLSHGCVRTDNDNIDKMKRFLIRRVIKSKDLNGWIGSKRTMQYDFEEVDKFPVQIIYKTFDINKDANGHYIELFKDVYKYENQRNINIRENDPSLITLSTKENIKAEFVREFNKGLTEQELDFVIDWLLANGEQYQKYYFSELQQKFLMK, encoded by the coding sequence ATGAAAAATTTTATTACCCTTTTAGTATTTGTTTTTATTATTTGCTCAAAGCTTTCTGCTCAGGAAGCAAATTCCATAAAAGAAGCTTCTCAAGAAAGTCCGAGAAACGATTCCGAAAGATTCTATGTAGAAACGTCCAGCCAGGAACAAGCAGACCTCAGCATGCGGGAGCATATCACCGAATTTTTCCCGATTATTCCCGAAAGTGCAATAGAAGAAATTTTAAGCACACGACAATCAAAACCTGTAGTAAAAATTGATGAAGTAAAAGGTGATACATCTCTTACCTTTGAATGGAGTTATTATGTTAAACCGAATTTCAATGCTGACACAACAAAAATTTTCTGGCAGTTGAACATACCACAGTTTCAGTCAAATATTTATCAGCTTTATCAAAATGATACAATTTATTTGGACACCTGGAATCATGTTGTGGGTGCGCCAAGCACAAAAACGCTAACCGGAAACTTCACTGCGTTCAGAATAAGAAACTGGCCAACATGGAAAGACCCTGACCCGAAGCTTGCGCATCTTGAAGCAACTCCGCCGGGTCCAAAAAATCCACTTGGATTATTTACCGTATGGTACGATGAAAATTCCTTAAGATATTTTCACGGGACAAATAAACCTTATTTACTTGATGATGAAATCAGAAGCTTGTCGCATGGTTGCGTAAGAACCGATAATGACAACATAGATAAGATGAAAAGATTTTTGATAAGGCGAGTTATAAAATCAAAAGATTTAAACGGCTGGATTGGAAGTAAAAGAACAATGCAATATGATTTTGAAGAAGTGGATAAATTTCCGGTGCAGATAATTTATAAAACATTTGATATTAATAAAGATGCGAACGGACATTACATTGAACTGTTTAAGGATGTTTATAAATATGAAAATCAAAGAAACATAAACATAAGAGAAAATGATCCGTCGCTGATAACTCTCTCTACCAAAGAAAACATAAAAGCAGAATTCGTAAGAGAATTTAATAAAGGTTTGACCGAACAGGAGCTTGATTTTGTAATTGACTGGCTTCTTGCTAACGGCGAGCAATATCAAAAATATTATTTCAGCGAACTTCAGCAGAAGTTTTTGATGAAATAA
- a CDS encoding purine-nucleoside phosphorylase yields MHTIHAEACKFLEQTVKDTYETGIILGTGLGGLVNKIEPDCVFDYDTIPNFPVSTVEFHHGKLFFGKLAGKKIIAMQGRFHYYEGYSHYNVTFPLHVLKSFGVKNLIISNACGALNPTYKKTELMLLSSYMNFHFANPLRGAKFFYDDKPIKQFSERLLNLAEETALENGIEIHKGVYASVQGPNLETRAEYRMLRKIGADVVGMSTIPEIITASNIGIETLGISIITDEGFPDTLKVALLEHIIESAEIAEKKLMLLTEKLVEKF; encoded by the coding sequence ATGCACACAATTCACGCCGAAGCTTGTAAATTTTTAGAACAAACCGTAAAAGATACATACGAAACAGGAATAATTTTAGGAACCGGGCTGGGCGGACTTGTAAATAAAATCGAACCCGACTGTGTTTTTGATTATGATACGATTCCGAATTTTCCTGTATCGACAGTAGAATTTCATCACGGAAAATTATTTTTTGGCAAGCTTGCCGGCAAAAAAATAATTGCGATGCAGGGACGGTTTCATTATTATGAAGGATACTCACATTACAATGTTACGTTTCCGCTTCATGTTTTAAAATCATTCGGAGTAAAGAATCTTATAATCTCGAATGCCTGCGGTGCATTGAATCCGACTTACAAAAAAACCGAACTAATGCTTTTATCTTCATATATGAATTTTCATTTTGCAAATCCGCTGAGAGGCGCAAAGTTTTTTTATGATGACAAACCTATTAAGCAGTTTTCTGAAAGATTACTGAATCTTGCGGAGGAAACTGCTCTGGAAAATGGAATCGAAATTCATAAAGGTGTTTATGCATCTGTTCAGGGTCCGAATCTTGAGACGAGAGCGGAGTACAGAATGCTTAGAAAAATCGGTGCTGACGTTGTCGGGATGTCAACAATTCCTGAGATTATCACAGCATCAAACATCGGAATTGAAACACTTGGGATTTCTATTATTACGGATGAAGGTTTTCCGGATACTTTAAAAGTTGCTTTGCTTGAACATATAATCGAGTCTGCAGAGATTGCAGAAAAAAAATTAATGTTATTAACAGAAAAATTAGTCGAAAAATTTTAA
- a CDS encoding purine-nucleoside phosphorylase, giving the protein MGEQKDKILESADYIKSFFPKNFKPETALILDGDINLPSKIKYNNVIDLAELSYNFSKPVEAGNYFIMTAKCGKQDLLIYKNRLHYYDGFSMQDIGHIIYALKFCGVKKILSLDEVGHLNPRFETGDFTLVYDHINLMGDNPLIGPNDGDIGVRFPDMSDAYSSKLLNRSSKVLIDNKIKVNESVYIGLIGPASETDAEARFYREIGADVVGYSLVPENIAAVHSGMRFAGIGLITRNLVADVMMEDKRNDDEMEKDRKKALKKSNEFLNDVLEEIINKL; this is encoded by the coding sequence ATGGGTGAACAAAAAGATAAAATACTCGAGAGCGCAGATTACATAAAATCATTTTTCCCGAAAAATTTTAAACCGGAAACTGCTTTGATACTTGATGGGGATATTAACCTGCCGTCAAAGATTAAATATAATAACGTTATCGACTTAGCTGAGCTTTCCTATAATTTCAGCAAGCCGGTTGAAGCAGGAAATTATTTTATAATGACTGCGAAGTGTGGAAAGCAGGATTTGCTCATCTATAAAAACCGTCTGCATTATTATGACGGGTTTTCGATGCAGGATATCGGACACATAATTTATGCGTTAAAGTTTTGCGGTGTCAAAAAAATTCTTTCATTGGATGAAGTTGGGCATTTAAATCCGCGGTTTGAAACAGGAGATTTTACTTTGGTATATGACCATATTAACTTAATGGGAGATAACCCATTGATTGGTCCAAATGACGGCGACATCGGTGTGCGTTTTCCTGATATGAGCGATGCTTACAGCTCAAAATTATTGAACCGTTCCTCAAAAGTTTTGATTGATAATAAAATAAAAGTTAACGAGAGTGTTTATATAGGATTGATTGGTCCTGCGAGCGAAACCGATGCTGAAGCAAGATTTTATCGTGAGATTGGAGCAGATGTTGTCGGATATTCTCTTGTTCCTGAAAACATTGCGGCTGTTCACAGCGGAATGAGATTTGCAGGCATTGGACTGATTACAAGAAATCTTGTTGCTGATGTTATGATGGAAGATAAAAGAAACGATGATGAGATGGAAAAGGACAGAAAGAAAGCTTTAAAAAAATCGAACGAGTTTTTAAATGATGTTCTTGAAGAGATAATCAATAAGTTATAA
- a CDS encoding aldehyde dehydrogenase family protein — MAKTSTRLSVPKMYKLFIGGKFARTESERYLEVLNPKNNEKICNISRASKKDVRNAVQAAAPGLISWSSKTGYERGQILYRLAEMLEGRKEQFIEEIILSTGASKSNAKKEVEAAIDRVIYYAGFSDKWMQLYGTVNPVQNNYFNFSIPEPVGIVAIVLPDTLSFIPLVSRICSVIASGSSCVILANEKYPLPALSFSEVIATSDVPSGTINILTGKKSELISHLCGHFDVRAVDLCTSDKELIKNVQELCALNVKRLYYFSDKHDWFSKNENNNLEQIIKFTEIKTVWHTMAY; from the coding sequence ATGGCAAAAACTTCAACAAGGTTAAGCGTTCCAAAAATGTATAAGTTGTTCATCGGCGGCAAGTTTGCGCGCACGGAATCGGAGCGTTATCTTGAAGTTTTAAATCCAAAAAACAACGAAAAAATCTGCAACATATCACGAGCATCGAAAAAAGATGTGCGCAATGCAGTTCAGGCTGCTGCGCCGGGGCTTATAAGCTGGTCATCAAAAACGGGATATGAACGCGGACAGATTTTATACCGTCTGGCAGAAATGCTTGAAGGAAGAAAAGAACAATTCATCGAAGAAATAATTTTATCGACAGGTGCTTCGAAATCAAATGCTAAGAAAGAAGTTGAAGCTGCAATAGACAGAGTAATTTATTATGCAGGTTTCAGCGATAAATGGATGCAATTATACGGAACAGTGAATCCTGTGCAGAATAATTATTTTAATTTTTCGATTCCTGAGCCTGTCGGGATTGTTGCAATAGTTTTACCGGATACTTTATCATTCATACCGCTTGTTTCAAGAATTTGCTCAGTGATTGCAAGCGGAAGCTCATGCGTTATTCTTGCAAATGAAAAATATCCGCTTCCTGCGTTAAGCTTTTCGGAGGTAATTGCTACAAGTGATGTACCTTCAGGAACAATTAACATTCTTACAGGTAAAAAAAGCGAGCTTATTTCTCATTTGTGCGGACATTTTGATGTCAGAGCTGTTGATTTGTGCACGTCGGATAAAGAACTAATAAAAAATGTTCAGGAGCTTTGCGCGCTCAACGTAAAGCGCTTATATTATTTTTCCGATAAGCATGATTGGTTCAGTAAAAACGAAAATAATAATCTCGAACAGATTATTAAATTCACGGAAATAAAAACCGTCTGGCATACAATGGCTTATTAA
- a CDS encoding Cof-type HAD-IIB family hydrolase yields MKEKLSLDEIRRRFEKVKLIVSDIDGTLINNEGVIGEETIKIIKKIGDKGVKFTLATQRVHSSVVPLAQTLNIETALITLNGSYIADLKGSNPDKTVISRKKVEKALKLADKHFCKIALCYNDMIVYTDENSVLKDFMARIGTNYELISSYDNYLDSVIEIIIMGNDKSVIKKIQSKMNFPFKMHCNAKYYRSQSHSKVYNLEIRRSKISKRTGLETIAKNLKIKRDEVAVFGDWYNDRELFDFGGINIALQNAVAELKAKADYITEFSNEDEGLAKFLNLVYNK; encoded by the coding sequence ATGAAAGAAAAATTATCTCTTGATGAGATAAGGCGCCGCTTTGAAAAAGTTAAGCTTATAGTTTCCGATATTGACGGCACACTCATAAATAACGAGGGTGTAATCGGCGAGGAAACTATTAAGATTATTAAAAAAATCGGCGACAAGGGTGTGAAATTTACGCTTGCAACCCAGAGGGTTCATTCGTCTGTTGTTCCTTTGGCTCAAACACTTAACATTGAAACTGCCCTTATAACTCTTAACGGCTCATATATTGCCGATTTAAAAGGCAGCAATCCTGACAAGACTGTTATTAGCCGTAAAAAAGTTGAAAAGGCATTGAAGCTTGCAGATAAACATTTCTGCAAAATTGCTTTATGTTATAACGACATGATTGTTTACACGGATGAAAATTCAGTCTTAAAAGATTTTATGGCAAGAATCGGCACGAATTACGAATTGATAAGTTCTTATGATAACTATCTCGATAGCGTAATTGAGATTATCATAATGGGAAACGATAAAAGTGTCATAAAAAAAATTCAGTCGAAGATGAATTTCCCATTTAAGATGCATTGCAATGCAAAATATTACAGGTCTCAGTCTCATAGTAAAGTTTATAATCTTGAAATAAGACGTTCAAAAATTTCGAAGAGAACAGGTCTGGAAACAATTGCTAAAAACTTAAAAATAAAGCGTGATGAAGTGGCAGTCTTTGGCGACTGGTACAATGACCGTGAGCTTTTTGATTTCGGCGGCATAAACATTGCTCTGCAAAATGCAGTTGCCGAGTTAAAGGCAAAGGCAGATTACATAACCGAGTTTTCTAATGAAGATGAAGGACTCGCAAAGTTCCTGAATCTTGTCTATAATAAATAA
- a CDS encoding T9SS type A sorting domain-containing protein: MNKLKNSLLILFPVLTILVFVFYFSADSSNDDNSFDVLKTTKVKKSQELRGSPGFQQEYFSKTHYPESADLEQEQLLKMWDEIENMPDEKDFSSNIVPWRQLGPYGSAIDSTGVRKYTGRVLDLKITNGNLKIASASGGLWASNGADPIPMTDNLSSLAIGSFAINPGDSNIIIVGTGEPNVLDGTGLHRTTNGGLNWTRISMGNTPRGFYRLIYAPNSQSVIHAATKNGYYRSDNNGLNWTRYFEGEVSDVIVNPLDPNIAHIGVWDRGTNLGGIYKSTNGGTNWTKLTTQGLPTSNVGRVSLALCKNVPNNIWALIGRNDNNFLLGVYKTASDGVLWTSVSPTQWGDILGGGFGWYVHAIGVSSTNPQVALVGGIWLYHTTNGGLNWFQNTDITAGKNLHADQHEVLWGANGQDVWVANDGGVSYSNDGGESFSTADNFYPITQYANFDVAPSNRDYIFGGSRDNAVTGTTNGGNSWIYAYPSAADGGGIAFDPFNHIILYATLGNYGGALAFHRIRTMDFGKSWFDVSNGIGASREEYPKIRAIPTSPTTLFTNSWTGLYKTENFGMNWTLYDAALPAKIYDFSIGYYPANSRTNVYVWLESAETGKRLYISSNGASYVERSTGLEQGLWIKSVVPDPANNNVAYALMTGTESGKKVYRTKNLGLTWTNISGNLPNVVMSHLVVHPKNSAVLYLGTEMGCYKSTNKGFSWFRWNEGMPEAAIVTEMKPVLTSMNEFFIYTSTYGRGIFRREEPPQNIPGEETMFQLFQNYPNPFNPITQITFTLPEESKVTLRVYDITGRLISTLVNETRLSGLYTEDFDGTHLSSGVYFLTIHAGGFRDTKRMVLLK, translated from the coding sequence ATGAATAAGCTCAAAAATTCATTATTGATACTATTTCCTGTATTAACCATTTTAGTTTTTGTTTTTTACTTCTCTGCTGACTCATCAAATGACGACAATTCTTTCGATGTATTAAAAACAACCAAAGTTAAAAAATCACAGGAGCTTCGCGGCTCACCGGGATTTCAACAAGAATATTTTAGTAAGACACATTACCCTGAATCTGCCGATTTAGAACAAGAACAGCTTTTAAAAATGTGGGATGAAATTGAAAACATGCCTGATGAAAAAGATTTCAGTTCAAACATTGTTCCGTGGAGGCAATTAGGTCCGTACGGTTCAGCGATTGATTCAACCGGAGTACGCAAGTACACAGGAAGAGTTTTAGATTTAAAAATTACAAACGGCAATCTGAAGATTGCTTCTGCATCAGGAGGTTTATGGGCATCAAACGGAGCAGACCCGATTCCAATGACTGATAATCTGTCAAGTCTTGCTATCGGAAGCTTCGCAATTAATCCCGGTGACAGCAACATTATCATAGTGGGAACAGGCGAACCAAACGTATTAGACGGTACAGGATTGCATAGGACAACAAATGGAGGATTAAACTGGACGCGTATCAGCATGGGAAATACACCAAGAGGATTTTATAGACTAATATATGCTCCAAACAGCCAGAGTGTGATTCACGCTGCGACAAAAAACGGATATTACAGGTCTGATAATAACGGTTTAAACTGGACAAGGTATTTTGAAGGTGAAGTTTCTGATGTTATAGTCAATCCTTTAGATCCGAATATTGCTCACATTGGTGTATGGGATAGGGGAACAAATTTAGGAGGAATTTATAAATCAACAAACGGAGGCACTAACTGGACAAAGCTTACAACGCAAGGACTGCCAACTTCAAACGTCGGGAGAGTTTCTTTAGCGCTTTGTAAAAATGTACCAAATAATATATGGGCACTGATAGGAAGAAATGATAATAATTTTCTTCTTGGTGTTTACAAAACTGCTTCCGACGGAGTTCTATGGACAAGTGTTTCACCTACCCAATGGGGTGATATTTTAGGTGGCGGATTCGGGTGGTATGTGCATGCAATAGGTGTCTCTTCAACCAATCCCCAGGTTGCTTTAGTCGGCGGGATATGGCTCTATCATACTACTAACGGAGGACTTAACTGGTTTCAGAATACCGACATAACGGCAGGTAAAAATCTTCATGCAGACCAGCATGAAGTATTGTGGGGAGCTAACGGTCAAGACGTTTGGGTTGCGAATGATGGGGGTGTATCATACTCAAATGACGGCGGTGAATCATTTTCAACAGCGGATAATTTTTATCCCATCACGCAGTATGCTAATTTCGATGTTGCACCAAGCAACAGAGACTATATTTTTGGAGGCTCACGCGATAATGCCGTTACCGGAACGACCAACGGAGGTAATTCATGGATTTATGCGTATCCCTCTGCTGCTGACGGAGGAGGTATTGCATTTGACCCGTTTAATCACATTATTCTATATGCCACACTTGGTAATTATGGCGGAGCTTTAGCTTTCCACAGAATAAGAACGATGGATTTTGGTAAAAGCTGGTTTGATGTAAGCAACGGTATAGGCGCATCGAGGGAAGAGTATCCTAAAATCCGCGCAATACCAACATCTCCGACAACTCTTTTTACAAACTCGTGGACAGGTTTATATAAAACAGAAAATTTCGGTATGAACTGGACTTTGTATGACGCAGCTCTGCCGGCAAAAATCTATGACTTTTCTATCGGGTATTATCCTGCAAACAGCAGAACAAATGTTTATGTCTGGCTTGAATCCGCTGAGACCGGAAAGCGTCTTTATATCAGTTCAAATGGCGCTTCTTATGTTGAGCGATCAACAGGACTTGAGCAAGGATTATGGATTAAATCTGTAGTACCTGACCCGGCAAATAATAATGTTGCATATGCGCTTATGACAGGAACAGAATCAGGAAAAAAAGTGTACAGGACTAAAAATCTGGGCTTAACATGGACAAACATTTCGGGAAATCTTCCGAACGTTGTAATGTCTCATCTTGTTGTTCATCCGAAAAATTCCGCTGTATTATATCTTGGAACGGAAATGGGCTGCTATAAATCAACCAATAAAGGATTTAGCTGGTTCAGATGGAATGAAGGAATGCCCGAAGCAGCAATCGTTACCGAGATGAAACCTGTTCTGACTTCTATGAATGAATTTTTCATTTATACTTCAACTTATGGCAGAGGAATTTTCAGAAGAGAAGAACCTCCTCAAAATATTCCCGGTGAAGAAACAATGTTTCAGTTATTCCAGAATTACCCGAACCCATTCAATCCTATAACACAAATTACGTTCACGCTTCCTGAAGAAAGCAAAGTAACACTGCGGGTATATGACATAACGGGAAGATTAATCAGCACGCTTGTAAATGAAACCCGGCTTTCGGGACTATATACGGAAGATTTTGACGGAACACATCTGTCGTCAGGTGTTTATTTCCTTACAATCCATGCAGGAGGATTTAGGGATACAAAACGGATGGTGCTGCTGAAGTAA